In the Emys orbicularis isolate rEmyOrb1 chromosome 3, rEmyOrb1.hap1, whole genome shotgun sequence genome, one interval contains:
- the MRPL14 gene encoding large ribosomal subunit protein uL14m: MAFLNRRLGLLLTQVNRAVEQRHFSITGACSAIQKLTRVRVVDNSALGNTPYHRPPKCIHVYNKTGVGKVGDKILLAIKGEKKKALIVGHRMPGPCMTPRFDSNNVVLIEDNGNPTGTRIKTPIPLILRKREGEFSKVLAIAQHLV; this comes from the exons ATGGCTTTCTTGAATAGGCGACTGGGCTTGCTGTTAACCCAAGTAAACAGAGCAGTCGAGCAGCGGCACTTCAG CATCACTGGAGCATGCAGTGCGATACAGAAACTGACCCGCGTGCGAGTGGTGGACAACAGTGCCTTGGGGAACACGCCGTACCATCGGCCGCCCAAATGCATCCATGTGTATAACAAGACTGGAGTTGGTAAAGTGGGGGATAAAATTCTCCTGGCTatcaaaggagaaaagaaaaaggctTTAATTGTAGGTCACAGGATGCCTGGCCCTTGCATGACACCTAGATTTGATTCCAACAATGTGGTGCTCATCGAAGACAATGGAAACCCAACCGGGACTAGAATAAAAACCCCAATACCCTTGATCCTGCGGAAGCGCGAAGGAGAGTTCTCTAAAGTGTTGGCCATTGCCCAGCACTTAGTGTGA